The following is a genomic window from Candidatus Omnitrophota bacterium.
GGCACGTTCATCGCGGCGGCATTGATAACAAAAGGCAATATCCTGTTAAGGAACGGGGTCGCCGAACATCAGGGCGCCTTGATCGACGGGCTAAGGAGTTCCGGCGCGAGGATAGACATGGGCGGCGACGGCATGAGAGTCAAGGGAGCGGTTAATCTGCGGCCCATGAACATAACTACATATCCTTATCCCGGCTTTCCTACCGATATGCAGGCGCAGATGGTTGCGTTAGCATGCGTGACCAGGGGCATAAGCGTGATAACCGACAAGGTCTTCCCGGACAGGTTCATGCATATTGCCGAACTTATGCGTATGGGCGCCAAGATCCAGCGCCAGGGAAATACGGCGGTGGTCGAGGGCTGCAGGCATTTATCGGGAGCGGACGTTATGGCGTCTGATCTAAGGGCGTCCGCCGCTTTGGTGCTCGCGGGCCTGGTCGCCAAAGGCAGGACTACGGTTTTCCGGATCTATCATCTGGACAGAGGATATGATAAATTAGATGGTAGGCTGCGGCAGCTCGGCGCGAGGATAAGCAGGGAGAAACAGTAATGATCCTGATGATCGATAATTATGATTCTTTTACCTATAATCTTGTCCAGTACCTCGGAGAATTGGGGGAGAAACTCAAGGTATTCAGGAATGACAAGATCACGGTCGCCGAGATATCAAGAATGCGCCCCAAAAAGATCGTCATTTCTCCGGGCCCGGGCAGGCCTGAGGACTCCGGCGTGTCCATAGATGTGATCAAGAGACTTGCCGGCAAGATCCCCATACTGGGTGTCTGCCTGGGGCATCAGGCAATAGGTTATGTTTTCGGGGCGAAAGTGATCAAGGCCAAACGGCTGATGCACGGCAAGACCTCAATGATCTATCATGACGCGAAGGGGTTATTTAAAGGGCTGCCCAATCCGTTTGAGGCGACAAGGTATCATTCTCTTATTCTGGAGAAGAAGACGCTGCCTGAATGTTTCAAGATAACCGCCTGGACACGGCAGGATGAGATTATGGGGATCAGGCATAAGGATTTCTCTCTATGGGGCGTGCAGTTTCATCCCGAGTCCATTATGACCAAGAGCGGCAAAAGATTATTAAAGAACTTTATTGGATTATGATAAAAGAAGCGATAGCAAAAGTGATCAAGTGCAGCGACCTTTCGCCGTCAGAGATGGGCTCTGTCATGGAGGAGATAATGACCGGCGCGGCCACTGTCGGCCAGATGGCTTCTTTTCTTACGGCGCTTAGCACCAAAGGAGAGACCATTGACGAGCTCACCGCCGCGGTAAGCGTGATGCGCGGGCATGTAAGAAAGATCAAGGCAAGGAAACGCATGGTCCTTGATACCTGCGGCACAGGCGGCGACAGGAAAGGCACTTTTAATATATCCACCGTTGCCGCGTTTGTGGCGGCAGGGGCGGGCGTTACCGTGGCAAAACACGGCAACCGCTCCGTATCCAGTTCTTGCGGCAGCGCCGACCTTCTTGAAGAACTGGGTATTGATATAAATCTTAAAGAGGCGGACCTGGAAGAATGCCTGAACAGCCTCGGTATTGCCTTTCTTTTCGCGCCAAACCTCCATCCGGCGATGAAATACGCGGCGCCGGTAAGGAAAGAGATAGGCATAAGGACTATTTTTAACCTGTTGGGCCCCCTTACCAATCCCGCCTCAGCCACGCATCAGCTTATAGGCGTTTATGACGCGGGCTGGACAAAGCCGCTTGCCTGTGTTTTGGGCAGGCTGGGGGCGAGGCATGCCCTTGTTGTCCACGGGAAGGACGGACTTGATGAGGTGACCACTGTCTCCGATACGCTGGTTTCCGAATACAGGGGAGGCAGAGTAAGGTCATATAAAATAAACCCGCGGGATTTCGGCATTAAGCGTTCAGAACCAGATGACCTCTGCGGCGGCAGCAGAGAGGTCAATGCCGAGATCGCCATGGATGTGCTTGAAGGCGGCCGCGGGGCTAAGAGGGACATTGTCGTCCTTAACGCCGGATGCGCGATATACGCCGCGGACAAAGCGCGCGGCATTAAGGAAGGCATAAAAATGGCCGAGCGTTCTCTGGATTCAAAAGCGGCATTAAAGAAACTTGAACTGCTCAGGTCGTATTCACCCCGCCCTTTTGGTTCGTTACAATCTGTAAGAAACCCAAAAGGGCGGGGTTCACAGGCGGCGAAGAAATGAAGCAGAATTTCCTGAAAGAGGCCATAGATAGAAAGAAGCAGAAGGTCGCGGAGCTCAAGCAGTCCTTTCCCGAAGAGCAGCTTAAGGAGAAGATCGCGTCTATGGGCGGTACTTTGGGTTTCAGGGAGGCGGTCTCAAAGCCGAAGAAAATAAATCTTATTGCCGAGATCAAAAAGGCGTCTCCTTCCTGCGGGGCGATCAGGCCGGACATCAGCGTCGCGGAAGTCGCCGGGATCTACAAAGACGCGGGCGCGGCAGCCATATCGGTGTTGACTGAAGAGTCGTTCTTTGCCGGCAGTATCGAAGATTTGAGAGTGGTGAGAGAAACAGTTGATATCCCTATCCTGCGCAAGGATTTCATAATAGACCCTTATCAGATCTTTGAGTCGCGCGCGTTCGGCGCGGACGCGGTGCTGCTCATAGCCGGCGCCCTTACCAACGAGGCGATCAAATCAATGACGTCTCTTGCCGGAACGCTGGGGCTTGACTGCCTTGTGGAGGTGCATAATGAAAAAGAGCTGAAGCGCGCGCTCAACCTGAAAGCCCCTCTCATAGGCGTTAATAACAGGGACCTGAATACCCTGGAGGTTGATTTTAAGACCACCGAGAAACTGATCTATCTTATCCCGCGCGACAAGACCATTGTCGTTGAAAGCGGGATCAAAACCCACCAGGACGTCCTCTTTCTTAAAATTCTGGGCATAAACGCCGTGCTTATCGGGGAGGCGCTTATGCGCGCCGAAGATATTTCCGCGGGCGTTAAAGACATAATGGGATGGTAAGGCGCGCGTTCATGATCCTTGCTCTCGTTCTTGTCTCTGCCGAAGGAGGATACGGGCAAGACGAGGCGCAAACAGAGTTTGAGATCGGCAGCTATGAGGATTACCCTGCCGGGACCATAAAATATATTGGCGATGCCAAAGTGTATATCATGTCCGATGAAGAAGGCGTATACGCCTTATCCGCGGAGTGCGAAAGGGGAAGGGGCATAATCGAGAAGCGCAAGGTGGGATTTCTCTGCAGGAAGAACGGCGCCCTGTATAAAGATGACGGCACGGCGTATTATATAGCCGCTAAAGATCTGGAGTGGTATAAAATAGAAGAAGATGAAAAGGGCGGCCTCGTTGTAAATAAGGAGGAGGTCGTGCCCAAGGGAGAAAAATTTAATAAATAAGAATAGGGACAATTGACATAGCTGATTTTATTATCTATAATAAAAATATGATACCGGACAAAACAGGACATTTTGGCGCATTCGGCGGAAAGTTCGTGCCCGAGACCTTGATCTTCGCTCTTGATGAATTGGAAAAGGCGTATGCAAAGGCAAAGAAGGACAAGGCCTTTGCTTCAGAGCTCAAATACTACCTGCGTGACTACGCGGGCAGGCCGACACCGCTTTATTTCGCGGCGAATTTAAGCAGGAAGGCCGGAGCGAAGATCTACCTTAAGCGCGAAGACCTGCTGCACACCGGCGCCCACAAGATAAACAATACCTTAGGGCAGATACTCCTGGCCAGGAGAATGAATAAGCGCAGGATAATCGCGGAGACAGGGGCCGGCCAGCACGGCGTTGCCACGGCTACCGTGTGCGCGCTGTTTGGCATGAAATGCAGGGTCTATATGGGGGAAGAGGACATAGCCAGGCAGCGCTTAAATGTCTTTCGCATGAAATTATTAGGGGCTGAGGTGAGCCGGGTGAAGAGCGGTTCGCGCACTCTTAAAGACGCTACCTCCGAGGCAATACGCGATTGGGTCACCAATGTCAGGGATACTCATTATATAATCGGCTCTGTTGTCGGGCCGCACCCGTATCCGATGATGGTCAGGGATTTTCAGTCAGTGCTTGGCGCTGAGGCAAGGAGGCAGATCATGCGGAAGGAAGGCCGGCTGCCGGATTATCTGCTTGCCTGCGTAGGCGGAGGAAGCAACGCCATGGGCCTGTTCTATAAATTCTTTGCCGACCGGTCTGTTAAATTCATCGGCGTCGAAGGCGCGGGAAAAGGCATCGGCAGCGGGGCGCATTCCGCCTCGCTCCTTGCCGGCACAACAGGCGTGCTGCACGGTTCCAAATCAAGCCTGCTTCAAGACAGGTACGGCCAGATAAAGAACGCCCACTCCATAGCGGCAGGGCTTGACTATCCCGGCACAGGCCCCGAACACGCGTATTATAAATCAACAGGCAGGGCCAGATACGTCGCGGTCGCGGACAGGCAGGCGCTGGAAGGGTTCAAGATGCTTTCTGAATTAGAAGGTATTATTCCCGCGCTTGAATCCGCGCACGCTATATATTACCTTACGAAGATGAAATCGTATTTGAAGAAAAATGACATTGTAATAGTTTGCCTCTCTGGTAGAGGTGATAAGGATATTGATATAATTATGGAGTATACCCCACACTCACGTGTGGGGAATGTCAATCTAAGCATAGCCAGATGATACTACACACGTAAGTGTGTAGAGGGAATGATGACAAATAGAATCGATAGGAAATTTAAGGAACTCAGATCGCAAAAGAAAAGCGCATTCATTGCCTTTATAACCGCCGGCTTCCCCAGTTTAAACGCCACAGAGAAACTAGTGCTGGGGCTTGAGAAGCGCGGCGTGGACATTATCGAGCTGGGAGTGCCGTTTTCTGACCCGCTCGCGGACGGCCCCATAATTCAGGCATCCTCGCTTTATTCTTTAAAAAGAAAGACCAATTTAAGCAAGATACTCTCGTTGGTAAAGAAGATCAGGATGCAGACACAGATACCCATATGCCTGATGACATACGTAAATCCTGTCCTCGCGATGGGAGAAAAGGAATTTCTGCTCCGCGCGAAGCAGAGCGGCGTTGACGGCATAATAGTCCCTGACTTGCCGCCTGAAGAGGCCTCCGGTCTGATAAGGCACGCGAGGAAGCAGGCAGTGCATACCATTTTCTTTCTCTCGCCCACAAGCGGCATCAAAAGGATCAAATATGTAGCGAAGCGTTCCAGAGGATTTATTTATTATGTGTCGCTTACCGGCGTTACCGGAGCCAGGAAGAGCCTGGAAACAGACCTGAAAAGCAGGATCAGGATGATCAAGAGGCATGTAAAATTACCGGTATGCGTGGGATTCGGCGTATCCACGGCTGAGCATGTAAGCCGCGTAAAGGCGTTAGCCGACGGCGTGATCGTAGGCAGCGCGATAATAGATAATATCCGCGCCAACCTGAAAAGGCCCGATATGCTGAGGCGGGCGCTTGATTTCGTAAAGTCAATCAATGTATAACAAGACAACGCTGGATAACGGCATAAGAGTTATTACCTATAATATGCCGGAGATGAACTCCGTATCGTTCGGCATATGGATAAACGCGGGCTCAAGGAATGAAGAGGCGGGCCAGAAAGGCATTGCCCACCTGCTTGAGCATATGGTTTTCAAGGGCTCGCGTAATTATTCCGGCCGCCGGATAAAAGAGTCCCTTGAAGGCGCGGGGGGAGCGTTAAACGCCTCCACTTCGGAAGAGCTCACCTGTTATTTTGTGAAGATACCCGCGGAGTTCCAGCGGCTGGCCGTTCAGATCATATCCGATATGGCGCTTTATCCGCTGATAGAGGAGGCAGAGCTCGCCAAGGAGAAAGGCGTCATAATTGAAGAGATAAAGATGTACAGAGACCTGCCGCAGGTCTTTGTATACGACCTGATGGATTCGCTTCTCTGGCCGGAACACCCGTTAGGCATAAATGTCGCGGGGACCGAGGAGACGGTCGCCGCCATAAACAGGCAGCAGCTATTTGCCTTCAGGGATCAGTTCTATGATCCGGCCAACATTGTTATTACCGCGGCCGGCAGGGTCAACCACGACCCGCTGTTGAAAGAATTGAACGGCATATTTAAGGCCGTTAAGAAGCAAGAGGCGGCCGGGTGCCTGGAGTTCAAGGGCAGGCAGGAAAAGATCCAGGTGAAGATCATGGATAAGCCCACTGAACAGTCGCACCTCGTGATCGGTTTTCACGGATTAAGCCGCGGCGACCCAAAGAGGTATAAGCTTTCATTGCTCAACATAATCTTAGGCGGGAATATGTCCAGCCGCCTCTTCAACGAGGTAAGGGAAGACAGGGGGCTTGCCTATGAGATAGGCAGCGCGGTCAAGAGGTTCAAAGACACTGGCGCCTTTCTTGTGCACGCGGGCATAGACAATAAAAAGGTCACTGAGGCGATAGAGGTAATACTGAAGCAGATATACGGCATTAAGAAAGACCTGGTCAGCGATGATGAATTGAAACGGGCAAAGGATTTTTATATCGGCCAGCTCAAGATGGCTTTAGAAGATACATTGGACCATATGGTATGGTTAGGCGAGCCGGAAGTCACGATGGGCAGGACATTTACGCCGGAAGAAGTATACGCGGAGATCTCCCGCATCAACGCCGCTGACCTGCGCGGCGTGGCAGGGGATATATTTGTGAAAGACGGATTGAATATAGCCCTTATCGGGCCGCTGAAGTCCAGGGAGAAAGAGATCAGTGGATGCGCAGAAAGAACAGGTAGTTAATAAGGGCTCCAGGAGGTCAACGCCCAGCGTATTCGCCTTATTTCTGCCTGAAATAAGGGAGCTGCTGGCAGTCAAGAACTTTCAGGAGCTGAAGAACCTGATCAGGGGCGTGCATTCCATGGATATCGCCGAGGGATGGCGCCTGCTCGAGCCAAATGAGAAACTCCTGATCTTTAAGCTGTTGAGCTTCAAACGGGCTGTGGAGTTGTTTGAAAATCTCAGGTTTGAGGAACAGTCGTTCCTGCTGGATAATCTCGGCAGCGTTGAGATCGCTTCGATCTTGAATGAGATGGCCTCCGATGAAAGGGCGCACTTATTTAAAGACCTCCCCGAGAAGATAATAAAGAAGCTGTTCTCCTTGATGAAGAAGGAGGAGGTTGACGATGTGCGCACCCTGCTTAAGTTTGAAGAAAACACGGCAGGCAGCCTGATGACCACCGAGTTTGTTATCCTTAAGAAGGACTTTACCGCGCGCAAGGCAATACTCAGGGTCCAGGAAAGCCATAAGGCCGGCCAGGCAAAGAATATCTATTCGGTTTACGTGGTTGATGACGAACACCGCCTTATCGGCGGTTTAAGCCTGCAGGACCTTATAACCGCGCCGCCGGATATGCTGCTTAAGGACCTGCTTTCGCACGCCGAATTAATAAAGATAAATGTAAACAGCCCGAAGGAGGATGTCGCCATTCAGTTCTCGCGCTATGACCTCCTTGACGCCCCGGTAGTTAACGACTCAGATCAGCTCGTAGGCATTATTACTATTGACGACGTTGTTGATTTGATACACCGCCAGGCCACCGCCGAGATCTACGAAATAGGCAAGATGGGCCCGGCAGGCGGCAAGGAAATACGCTATGAAACGGCAAGCGTAGGGGAGCTGGTTAAAAGGCGCGCCGGATGGCTGATAGCTCTTTTGATCATAGATTTTATGACCGGGAAAGTTCTTAAGACGTATGAGGGATCGTTGACCGCCGTCGTAGCCCTTACCTTCTTTATTCCGATGCTTCTTGATACCGGAGGCAACGCGGGAAACCAGGCGGCCATAACCATAATCAGGGGTCTGGCAACAGGCGATGTAAATTTTAAGAACGTATGGAAAGTGGCGCGCCTGGAAATAATAGCGGCTTTTATTATGGCGTTGATCGTGGCTTCAGTCGCCTTTGTAAGGGCGGTCATGCTCCAGGGAGACATCATGCTTTCCCTGGTAGTCGGTTCTACCATGGGCCTTATCGTGATACTTGCTATCTTAACCGGGGTCTGTCTCCCTCTGTTCTCAAAGAAAATAGGCCTGGACCCGGCGGTCCTGGCAGGCCCTATCACAACGAGCGTAGTTGATATCGTGGGATTGATAATATATTTCAAGATCGCCCAATTCCTGATCCCCGCGTTAAACTGAATCAGAGGCTGTTTTCTATGGAGAACTTTTTTACTTTACCGGCAATATTCACCGTCCTCGCCGTTCTTGTCATTCTTTCCGCTTTCTTTTCTTTATCGGAGACCTCCGTTATCGCCCTGAGCAAGATCAAATTGAGGCATATGGTGGAAAGGGGCGTAAGGCGCGCCAGGAGCGTACAGCGGCTGGTGACGAAATTAGACAGGTTTATCGCGGCGATCCTCATAAGCAACAATTTTGTGAATATAGCGATCTCCGCGATCGTGACCGCGGTCTTTATCGGCGTCTTCGGGCCGCGCAAAGGCGTTGTCGCCGCCACGTTTCTCTCCTCGCTGCTCATCCTTGTGTTTTGCGATATGATACCCAAGCTTATCGCCGTAAGGTTTCCCGATAAGATGGCGTTATTGACCTCTTATATTATGGAGGGGCTGATAGTAGTCCTTAATCCGTTGGTAACTTTGTTCACGGGTTTCAGTTCGTTTGTGCTTAAGTGTTTCGGCGTCGAACCGGGAAAACGCAAGCCCCTGATCTCGGAAGAGGAATTGCGGGTTATGATCGAGGTGGGCAAGGAAGAAGGGGTGGTAAGCGATGAGGAAAGAAAGATGCTGCACCGCATATTTGAATTCGGAGACACCATGGTAAGCGAGGTGATGGTGCCGAAGGAAAAAATGGCGGCTATGGATATAAGCAAGGGGGCGGAGGGCCTGCTTACCATACTTACCGAAGAGGGTTATTCCCGCATTCCGGTTTACAGGGACTCAATAGACAATATACTCGGAGTGATATATGCCAGGGATATCCTGTATATCTATTATAACAAAGGGCTGATAGTAGTAGAGGATATTTTGCATCAGCCGTTGTTTGTGCCGCCCGCCAAACGCGTTAATGAACTGTTGAGCGAATTTCAGACCAAAAAGGTGCAGATCGCCATAATCAAGGATGATAAAGGCATAACGCTGGGGCTGGTTACGCTTGAGGATCTGCTGGAAGAGATAGTAGGCGAGATAGAAGAGGAAAAACACAGGTGAAGGCCGTTTCTGTCACGTTGTAATCCGCGTTCATCCGTGTTACAATAAATCCAGGAGGAATACCATAGATTCGCGAAAGAAGGCCCTGCTGATAGCTCATCTCGCGCTTGATAAAAAGGCGGAGGATCTGCATGTCCTTGATATGAGGGGGGTAGCAAATTTCTGCGACTATTTTGTCCTGGCAAGCGGCTCATCCACGCGCCAGGTAAAGGCGATCGCGGAAAACATAGGCGAGGGGCTTCAAAACAGCGGCGAAAAGGACTTCTCCATAGAGGGGCTATCGGAGAGCCTTTGGGTGCTGATTGACTCCAGGGATGTGATCGTCCATATATTCTACGCGCCGCTTCGCGGGTACTACGCCCTTGAAAAGTTATGGGCGGACGCGAAAAGGGTAAGGGTAAGCAAGAGATGAGAGACCTTTATGAACTGATACGGCTGGTTAATTCAACCCATGACCTTAACAGGGTATTGAATATAATAACCCGCAAGGTTTCAAATATGGTGGATGCTAAGGTGTGCAGCCTGCGGCTTCTTGACCGCGACAAAAAAGAATTGATACTGCGCTCTTATCACGGCCCATACAGAAGGTCGCATCTTTCCAAGGGTAATCTCAAGATGGGTGAGTCCATATCCGGCAGGGCGATCAAGGAAAAGAAGGCGTATATCATAGCCGACCTTTACAAGGATTCGCTTTATAAGTCCCCGGAGATCGCCAGGCACGAGGGGGTGCGCTCCCTCTTAACGGTCCCCCTTCTTGACAGGGGAAAGGCGCTCGGCGTCTTGAGCGTATATTCCGATAAGCCGAACAGGTACCACATGGATGACCTGCACCTGCTTTCAATAGTGGCATCCCAGGTTGCCGTTGCCATATCAAACGCCCGGCTCTTTCAGGAGATCGAGTCCAACTATATTAATACCGTAAAGGTGCTGGTGAATACGATAGACGCCAAGGATAGCTATATCTACGGCCATTCCGAGAAAGTGGCGATACACTCTTTTGCCATAGCCAGAGAGCTGGACCTGAGCCCGGAGGAAAGGCAGGCGGTAAGGACCGCCGGTTTTCTGCATGATATGGGAAAGATCTCCGTTGACAGCGCCATACTCAGAAAGAAAGGTTTCCTAAATGACGATGAGTGGCACGAGATAGAGAAGCATCCGGAGATAGGCGCGCGCATAATAAGCCAGATCCCCAACCTTAATCACCTGGCGCCGCTGGTGCTGCATCATCATGCCAGGTTTGGAGGCGGAGGCTACCCGGATAAAAACTTGAAAGGCGCGGATATCCCCATAGGCGCGCGCATAATATCTGTAGCAGACGCTTACGAAGCCATGGTTTCCGCCAGGCCATACCGCGGCGCCCTTGAACACAGGATCGTCGTAGAAGAACTCAGAAGCCGTTCCAACAGCCAGTTTGATCCTCATATCGTCCACACCTTTCTAAAAGTACTTAAGAAAGATCAGGAACCGCAGGAAGTGAGCATTGTATAGGGATGCGTAAGGACATCAAGGCAGTTATAGCCTCGAGCTTGAAGGAATCACTTCGGATCTTTCAAATCCCTCCCGAGAGGATCCGGTCTCTTTCCATACAGTTAGACATACCGAAGGATGAAAGCTTCGGGGATATTTCGTCTAACCTTGCGATGCAGCTCAGCAAGGACTTGAAACAGCAGGCGCGCTCCATAGCCGATTCGCTCGTAGAGCATCTGAAGCGCGATCAGCGCCTTATGCCGCCGAAAGGCCTTGTTAAGGATATAAAGGCGCAAGACCCCGGATTTATCAATTTTTATTTAAGCGACGAATACTTCTATGGAAGGCTCCGCGACGCGCTCATCCTGTCCGGGCGTTTCGGCTCTTCTAAGTCAGGAAGGGGCAAAAAAGCGCTTATTGAGTTTGTGAGCGCCAATCCCACAGGGCCTTTGTCTGTGGCCCACGCCCGGCAGGCGGCAGTAGGCGATTCACTTGCCTCCATACTTGAATTTCTGGGTTTCAGGGTGACCAGGGAGTATTACCTGAACGATAAGGGCAATCAGATCAATATACTGGGAAGGTCGGTAATGCTGCGCGCGCGTGAACTTAAAGGAGAGAGCGTCGCCTTTCCCGAAGATCATTATCAGGGGGATTACATACGGGATATCGCTAAAGAGGTCATCGGTTTGGGCAGGGAAAATGAAGGCGAGAAGTGGTTTTGCGATTACGCCGTAGAATATTTGATGGGTATTATAGGGGCTGAGTTGAGGGATTTCGGCACTGGGTTTGACGTATGGTATTCGCAGGCGGCCCTGGAGAGATCGGGAAAGATCGAAAAGGCGATAGGGCATCTGAAGAAAAAGGGCTGCGTATATGAAAATGAAGGCGCCGTGTGGTTTCGGTCTACCTCCTTCGGTGACGACAAAGACAGGGTGATCATAAAATCCGACGGCTCTTACACCTATATTACCCCCGATATCGCCTATCATGAGGATAAATTCAGGCGCGGCTTTGACTGGCTTATAAACCTCTGGGGCCCCGACCATCACGGATATATCGGCAGGATCAAGGCGGCGGTCGCCGCCCTGGGTAAGAATAAGGAAGCCCTTTCCCTGATCATCGTTCAACTTGCCAGCATATTCCGCGACGGCAAGCAGTTATTGATGTCCACGAGAAAGGGCCAGTATATAACGCTGCGGCAGGTCCTTGATGAAGTCGGCAGGGACGCCTCCAGGTTCTTCTTTCTTATGCGCAGGACATCAAGCCACCTTGATTTTGATATTGACCTTGCCAAAAAACATAGCCAGGAAAACCCGGTTTTTTATGTGCAGTACGCCCACGCCAGGATAAGCAGTATATTGAAAAACGCGCGGGCGGGTTTTAACCTTAAGCGGGCGGATCTAAAGCTGCTTAAGCAAAAAGAAGAACTGTTTTTAATGAGGGCCATCAGCCGGTTCCCTTACGTGCTCGAGGTCTGCCTTAGCAGCCTTGACCCGTTTTTTGTGACGGAATATTTGAAGAGGATGGCGGAGGCATTTCATAAATTCTACGATAACCACCGGGTGCTTGGCGATGATAAGCGGCTGACAGAGGCGCGGCTGGCTCTGATAAAGGCGGCGCAGATAGTGTTGTCCAACGGGTTCCGGCTTTTAGGCATAAGCGCTCCGGAGAAGATGTAGTTATGCATAAGAATTGGATCTTTAGAAAAGGCGACAGCCGTATTCAGGAACATCTGGTTAAAGAGTTAAAGATATCCGCGCTGCTCGCGCGGTTATTGGTTAACCGCGGCATAAAACAGCCGCGGGACGCGCTTAAGTTCCTCAAGCCCGGCATCTCGGATCTATTAGACCCTTTGGATCTGCCGGATATGGAGAAGGCGGTAAAGCGCGTAAGAAAAGCGCTGAAAGATAAACAGCCGATCCTCATCTGCGGGGATTACGATGTTGACGGCATAACCGGCTGCGTGCTGCTTCACAAAGTGCTTGGCCGTATGGGCGGCCTGGCAGATATACATCTGCCCCACAGGATCAAGGACGGCTACGGCATAAGCAGGGACGCCGTTAAAATAGCCGTGAAGAAGAAGGCGCTGGCAATAAGCGTTGATTGCGGCATATCTGATTTTGAGGAAGTGGATGAGTTAAGAAAGAGCGGCATAGATACGATAATAATAGACCATCATACGCCTCATAACGGCAGATTGCCCACGGCCTTTGCCATTATCAACCCGAAACTGGAAACCTCCTCATACGGGTTTAAGGACCTTGCCGGAGTAGGCGTTGTCTTGAAAGTCGCGCAGGCGCTTACCGCGGATACCCTTGAGGCGGACCTGGACATAGTGGCCCTGGGAACGGTCGCGGATGTCGTGCCGTTACTTGGCGAAAACAGGATCATAGTGAAAGAGGGCCTGGCCAGATTGAATGCCACGCGGCATAACGGGCTGAAGGCGCTTATAGATGTTTCAGGCATAAAAGGCAAGGAGATATCGGTCGGCTATATAAGTTACATATTGGGCCCGAGGATAAACGCGGGCGGCAGGATGGGCGATGCCGGCGCCCCCCTGAAACTCTTGTTGAGCGATGATTATGATGAGGCAAAGTTGTTGGCAAACAGCCTGAATACGCATAACAGGAACCGGCAGAATATTGAAGAAAAGATCATGAACGAGGCGGTCTCCCGCATTGAATCAGGCGAGATGGATTTTAAAAATCATTATGTGATCGTTCTCGGCGGCGATAGTTGGCACAGGGGGGTGCTGGGGATCATCGCTTCCAAGATCGCGGACAGGTATTACAGGCCCGTTATCATAATCTCTTTTGAAGACGGCGTGGGAAAGGGCTCCTGCCGTTCCATAAGAAGCTTCCACATACTTGAGGCGCTGAGCCGCTGCCGGAAGCATCTGCAGGATTTCGGCGGGCACAAGTGCGCCGCGGGTATCACGGTCTTAGAGAGAGATCTGGATAATTTCCGGGAGAGTGTCAATGCCGCTGCCAGGGATATGCTTAAGCCGAGCGACCTTATACCTTCTATAGAGATCGATGCCGAGGTCAGGCTCGCGGATCTAAACCATGGCCTGCTTGATAGTATAAATGAGCTTTCGCCTTTTGGCTGTGATAACCCTGAGCCGTTATTTTCAACCCGTAACCTGAGTTTAAAGGGTCTGCCTCAGGTGATGGGCAGGGGTACGCTCAAGATGTGGGTAACCGACGGCAATACAACTTATCAGGCCGTGGGCTTCGCGATGGCGTCGCTTAAGGATTACATAAGTTCGCTTTCGTCATTTGACGCCGCGTTCA
Proteins encoded in this region:
- a CDS encoding aminodeoxychorismate/anthranilate synthase component II, with product MILMIDNYDSFTYNLVQYLGELGEKLKVFRNDKITVAEISRMRPKKIVISPGPGRPEDSGVSIDVIKRLAGKIPILGVCLGHQAIGYVFGAKVIKAKRLMHGKTSMIYHDAKGLFKGLPNPFEATRYHSLILEKKTLPECFKITAWTRQDEIMGIRHKDFSLWGVQFHPESIMTKSGKRLLKNFIGL
- the trpD gene encoding anthranilate phosphoribosyltransferase, with protein sequence MIKEAIAKVIKCSDLSPSEMGSVMEEIMTGAATVGQMASFLTALSTKGETIDELTAAVSVMRGHVRKIKARKRMVLDTCGTGGDRKGTFNISTVAAFVAAGAGVTVAKHGNRSVSSSCGSADLLEELGIDINLKEADLEECLNSLGIAFLFAPNLHPAMKYAAPVRKEIGIRTIFNLLGPLTNPASATHQLIGVYDAGWTKPLACVLGRLGARHALVVHGKDGLDEVTTVSDTLVSEYRGGRVRSYKINPRDFGIKRSEPDDLCGGSREVNAEIAMDVLEGGRGAKRDIVVLNAGCAIYAADKARGIKEGIKMAERSLDSKAALKKLELLRSYSPRPFGSLQSVRNPKGRGSQAAKK
- the trpC gene encoding indole-3-glycerol phosphate synthase TrpC; translation: MKQNFLKEAIDRKKQKVAELKQSFPEEQLKEKIASMGGTLGFREAVSKPKKINLIAEIKKASPSCGAIRPDISVAEVAGIYKDAGAAAISVLTEESFFAGSIEDLRVVRETVDIPILRKDFIIDPYQIFESRAFGADAVLLIAGALTNEAIKSMTSLAGTLGLDCLVEVHNEKELKRALNLKAPLIGVNNRDLNTLEVDFKTTEKLIYLIPRDKTIVVESGIKTHQDVLFLKILGINAVLIGEALMRAEDISAGVKDIMGW
- the trpB gene encoding tryptophan synthase subunit beta, which translates into the protein MIPDKTGHFGAFGGKFVPETLIFALDELEKAYAKAKKDKAFASELKYYLRDYAGRPTPLYFAANLSRKAGAKIYLKREDLLHTGAHKINNTLGQILLARRMNKRRIIAETGAGQHGVATATVCALFGMKCRVYMGEEDIARQRLNVFRMKLLGAEVSRVKSGSRTLKDATSEAIRDWVTNVRDTHYIIGSVVGPHPYPMMVRDFQSVLGAEARRQIMRKEGRLPDYLLACVGGGSNAMGLFYKFFADRSVKFIGVEGAGKGIGSGAHSASLLAGTTGVLHGSKSSLLQDRYGQIKNAHSIAAGLDYPGTGPEHAYYKSTGRARYVAVADRQALEGFKMLSELEGIIPALESAHAIYYLTKMKSYLKKNDIVIVCLSGRGDKDIDIIMEYTPHSRVGNVNLSIAR
- the trpA gene encoding tryptophan synthase subunit alpha gives rise to the protein MMTNRIDRKFKELRSQKKSAFIAFITAGFPSLNATEKLVLGLEKRGVDIIELGVPFSDPLADGPIIQASSLYSLKRKTNLSKILSLVKKIRMQTQIPICLMTYVNPVLAMGEKEFLLRAKQSGVDGIIVPDLPPEEASGLIRHARKQAVHTIFFLSPTSGIKRIKYVAKRSRGFIYYVSLTGVTGARKSLETDLKSRIRMIKRHVKLPVCVGFGVSTAEHVSRVKALADGVIVGSAIIDNIRANLKRPDMLRRALDFVKSINV